Proteins co-encoded in one Flavobacterium fluviale genomic window:
- a CDS encoding rhamnogalacturonan acetylesterase has translation MKKYILLTFLITTISFAQKTSVYCIGDSTMANKKDPEKNPEHGWAQVLQPFFKDNIVVINKAVNGRSTKSFINEKRWDSIYKKLKKGDYVLIEFGHNDEKIEDSTRYTNPHTSYRYNLIRFVQESREKGAVPILLTSIARRNFNDKGVLVPTHGDYPLETRLVAQEYKVPFIDLEYYTELLEQSYGPEKSKQLHLHYKAGENPYYDKDKADDTHLSLKGAAAIAQIVINQIKGLEGASIQKLKAGIK, from the coding sequence ATGAAAAAATACATTTTACTAACATTCCTAATCACCACGATTAGTTTTGCACAAAAAACATCTGTTTACTGCATTGGTGATTCAACAATGGCAAATAAAAAAGATCCCGAAAAAAATCCAGAACATGGATGGGCGCAGGTATTACAGCCATTTTTCAAAGACAATATTGTTGTAATAAATAAAGCCGTAAACGGAAGAAGCACAAAAAGTTTTATCAACGAAAAGCGCTGGGATTCTATTTATAAAAAATTAAAAAAAGGCGATTACGTTCTAATAGAATTTGGACATAATGATGAAAAAATAGAGGATTCGACACGTTATACCAATCCGCATACAAGTTATCGCTATAATCTAATTCGCTTTGTGCAGGAAAGCAGAGAAAAAGGTGCTGTGCCTATATTATTAACATCAATAGCGAGACGTAATTTTAATGATAAAGGCGTATTAGTTCCAACGCATGGAGATTATCCTTTAGAAACACGATTAGTGGCACAGGAATACAAAGTACCATTTATTGACTTAGAATATTATACCGAATTGTTAGAGCAGTCTTACGGTCCAGAAAAGTCCAAACAGTTGCACTTGCATTATAAAGCAGGTGAAAATCCTTATTACGATAAAGATAAGGCAGATGATACACATCTTTCCTTAAAAGGAGCTGCCGCCATAGCTCAAATTGTCATCAATCAAATAAAAGGTTTAGAGGGGGCGTCAATTCAAAAGTTGAAAGCTGGAATTAAATAA
- the pelA gene encoding pectate lyase codes for MILLKKTSLLFILFWSIGMTAQNTYKNWSEIIRKSDASWFASAEAKKIAENVLLYQRDIGGWPKNIQMQQELNEKQKKDLIALKKTAVETTTDNGATCQEMLFMSKMYAQVKDERYAASFLKGLNYLLEAQYANGGWPQFYPLKKGYYTHITYNDDSMVNILNVIRAVADQTDYYSIKPSKEVVEKCKKSFDKGIDCILKTQYKQNGVLTAWCAQHDEVTLAPANARAFELASLSGYESAKIVLLLMSLEKPSPEVVTAVKSAVAWFEKTKITTLEEKRVLNDAGKIVDKKMIPATNATPIWARFMDLETNEPFFCDRDGIRKKSIDQIGAERRNGYSWYSEAPKEVLKRFPDWAVKNGTKVSASEKKNVTLITVAQDGSGDFTKIQDAVYACPAFPYEKVTIHVKNGTYNEKVRIPEWNTNVILKGESKENTIITFDDNFSKIGLGRNSTFYTYTVLVEGDDFSASNLTIKNTSGERGQAIALSVVANRAKISNCNLLGNQDTLYISGKDAKQYFKDCYIEGTTDFIFGSATALFENCIIHSIKSSYITAASTPEGTAFGFVFRNCKLTANADAKDVYLGRPWRIYAKTVFINCEMGGHIKPEGWENWSKPEAEKKAFYAEYNCTGEGFQPSKRVSWSHQLTKKEAGQYTIENILKDKISNWYLR; via the coding sequence ATGATTCTATTAAAAAAAACATCTTTACTTTTTATACTTTTCTGGAGCATCGGAATGACCGCTCAGAATACCTATAAAAATTGGTCTGAAATTATTCGCAAAAGTGATGCTTCTTGGTTTGCTTCGGCGGAAGCCAAAAAAATAGCAGAGAATGTTTTACTATATCAGAGAGATATTGGGGGCTGGCCAAAAAACATTCAAATGCAGCAAGAACTGAACGAAAAGCAAAAAAAAGACTTGATTGCCCTAAAAAAAACAGCTGTAGAAACTACAACAGATAATGGGGCAACCTGTCAGGAAATGCTTTTTATGTCAAAAATGTATGCACAGGTTAAAGACGAACGTTACGCGGCATCTTTTTTAAAAGGATTAAATTATTTACTTGAAGCACAATATGCAAACGGAGGCTGGCCTCAATTTTATCCGTTAAAAAAAGGATATTATACACATATTACCTACAACGACGATTCGATGGTTAATATTCTAAACGTGATAAGAGCGGTAGCAGATCAAACTGATTATTATAGTATTAAGCCATCAAAAGAAGTTGTTGAAAAATGCAAAAAATCATTTGATAAAGGGATTGACTGTATCTTAAAAACACAATACAAACAAAATGGAGTTTTAACAGCTTGGTGTGCACAGCATGACGAAGTTACTCTGGCTCCGGCAAATGCAAGAGCTTTTGAATTGGCATCTTTAAGCGGTTATGAATCGGCAAAAATTGTACTGCTTTTAATGTCTTTAGAAAAGCCGTCCCCAGAAGTTGTAACCGCTGTAAAAAGTGCTGTTGCTTGGTTCGAAAAAACTAAAATCACCACTTTAGAAGAAAAAAGAGTCTTAAACGATGCAGGAAAAATTGTAGACAAAAAAATGATTCCTGCGACAAATGCGACACCAATCTGGGCAAGATTTATGGATTTGGAAACCAATGAACCTTTCTTTTGTGATCGCGATGGAATTAGAAAGAAGTCGATTGATCAAATTGGCGCAGAGAGAAGAAATGGTTATTCTTGGTACTCAGAAGCACCAAAAGAAGTATTAAAAAGATTTCCAGATTGGGCAGTAAAAAACGGGACAAAAGTTTCGGCTTCAGAAAAGAAAAACGTCACTTTAATTACTGTAGCGCAAGATGGTTCTGGAGATTTTACAAAAATTCAGGATGCAGTATATGCGTGTCCAGCTTTCCCTTATGAAAAAGTTACCATCCACGTGAAAAATGGAACTTATAACGAAAAAGTCCGTATACCAGAATGGAACACCAATGTAATTTTAAAAGGCGAAAGCAAAGAAAATACGATTATTACTTTTGATGATAACTTTTCAAAAATTGGTTTAGGAAGAAACAGCACCTTTTACACTTATACGGTTTTAGTAGAGGGAGATGATTTTTCGGCATCTAATTTAACGATTAAAAATACTTCAGGAGAACGCGGACAAGCTATTGCATTGTCTGTCGTGGCAAATAGGGCAAAGATTTCCAATTGTAATTTGTTAGGCAATCAGGACACTTTATATATTTCTGGGAAAGATGCAAAACAGTATTTTAAGGACTGTTATATTGAAGGAACAACAGATTTTATTTTTGGAAGCGCAACAGCTTTATTTGAAAATTGCATTATTCACAGTATTAAAAGTTCGTACATAACTGCTGCTTCAACACCTGAAGGAACAGCTTTTGGTTTCGTTTTCAGAAATTGTAAACTTACTGCAAATGCTGATGCCAAAGATGTTTATTTGGGAAGACCATGGCGTATTTATGCCAAAACGGTTTTTATTAATTGTGAAATGGGCGGGCACATTAAACCAGAAGGCTGGGAAAACTGGTCTAAACCAGAAGCTGAAAAAAAAGCTTTTTATGCAGAGTATAATTGTACCGGAGAAGGTTTTCAACCTTCCAAAAGAGTTAGCTGGTCACATCAGTTAACTAAAAAAGAAGCGGGGCAGTATACAATAGAAAATATTCTAAAAGACAAGATCTCGAACTGGTATTTGAGGTAG
- a CDS encoding glycoside hydrolase family 43 protein has protein sequence MRNIKIILFLLSVCTFQKNSAQVWVPDNGDGTYTNPIIHADYSDPDVVRAGDDYYMTASSFNCNPGLPILHSKDLVNWKIVGYALSKQPPFETYDKVQHGNGVWAPSINYHNNEFYIYYPDPDFGIYMIKAKKAEGPWSEPLLVKAGKGLIDPSPLWDTDGKAYLVHAFAGSRAQIKSLLVVCTMNSEGTVVNNDEVMVIDGHDGEGTIEGPKFYKRNGYYFIFAPAGGVPTGWQTVLRSKNVFGPYEKKKVLEQGSTAINGPHQGAWVTTQTGEDWFFHFQDKGAYGRIVHLQPMKWVNDWPVMGEDFDKNGIGEPVTTYKKPNVGKKYPIEIPAASDEFNEPKLGLQWQWQANKQINWGFPTSLGYLNLFCNTTTPNIFNAPNLLLQKFPAEEFTATTKVTFNPRLNGESTGLIVMGLDYSYLCFKNDNGKLYLNQKTGTFSNVVSETETKPVLIESNTIYLRVKIKKGGICSFFYSLDDKKYEPVGKDFTAKEGRWIGAKVGLFALGEVVKNDSGNAAVDWFRITK, from the coding sequence ATGAGAAATATAAAAATCATCCTTTTTCTTCTTTCCGTTTGTACTTTTCAGAAGAATAGTGCACAAGTCTGGGTGCCGGATAATGGAGATGGAACTTATACGAATCCAATTATTCATGCCGATTATTCAGATCCGGATGTTGTTCGCGCAGGCGATGATTATTATATGACAGCTTCATCTTTTAATTGTAATCCGGGATTACCAATTTTACATTCTAAAGATTTGGTAAACTGGAAAATTGTTGGGTACGCACTCAGCAAACAGCCGCCGTTTGAAACGTATGATAAAGTACAGCACGGAAACGGGGTTTGGGCGCCGAGTATTAATTATCATAATAATGAATTTTATATTTATTACCCCGATCCAGATTTTGGAATTTATATGATTAAAGCCAAAAAAGCAGAAGGACCTTGGTCGGAACCGCTTTTAGTAAAAGCCGGAAAAGGATTAATAGATCCGAGTCCACTTTGGGATACAGATGGGAAAGCTTATTTAGTTCACGCATTTGCGGGAAGCCGCGCGCAGATTAAAAGTCTGCTCGTTGTTTGTACAATGAACTCAGAAGGTACGGTTGTTAATAACGATGAAGTTATGGTAATTGATGGACATGATGGAGAAGGAACAATAGAAGGTCCTAAATTTTACAAACGAAACGGCTATTACTTCATTTTTGCTCCAGCAGGCGGAGTTCCTACTGGATGGCAGACTGTTTTAAGATCGAAAAATGTTTTTGGACCTTACGAAAAGAAAAAAGTTCTGGAACAAGGATCAACTGCTATAAATGGACCGCATCAAGGAGCTTGGGTAACCACACAAACTGGTGAAGATTGGTTTTTTCATTTTCAGGATAAAGGTGCTTACGGAAGAATTGTTCATTTACAACCCATGAAGTGGGTAAACGACTGGCCGGTTATGGGCGAAGATTTTGATAAAAACGGAATTGGAGAACCTGTTACCACTTATAAAAAACCAAATGTTGGAAAGAAATATCCAATAGAAATTCCAGCGGCTTCAGATGAGTTTAACGAACCAAAATTAGGACTGCAATGGCAGTGGCAGGCGAATAAACAAATAAACTGGGGTTTTCCAACGAGTTTAGGCTACCTGAATTTGTTTTGCAATACTACTACGCCAAACATTTTTAATGCTCCTAATTTATTACTTCAAAAATTTCCAGCCGAAGAATTTACAGCAACTACAAAAGTGACTTTCAACCCTAGGTTAAATGGAGAATCAACAGGATTAATTGTTATGGGGTTAGATTACAGTTATTTATGTTTTAAAAATGATAATGGGAAATTATATCTGAATCAGAAAACAGGAACTTTTTCTAATGTAGTTTCAGAAACAGAAACCAAGCCAGTTTTAATAGAAAGTAATACAATTTATCTCAGAGTAAAAATTAAAAAAGGCGGAATCTGCAGTTTCTTTTACAGCTTAGACGATAAAAAGTATGAACCTGTTGGAAAAGATTTTACGGCCAAAGAAGGAAGATGGATTGGAGCCAAGGTTGGTCTTTTTGCTTTAGGTGAAGTAGTAAAAAATGATTCTGGAAATGCAGCAGTAGATTGGTTTAGAATTACGAAATAA
- a CDS encoding DUF4861 family protein — MKAKITTAILFLAGITAVNAQKYDIKTNKTYAEISAKTDGKWEGRKYKGGTVFKNVDRLKLAPEHTDHSFDIRYEGPGWENNRIGYRLYLDWRNAIDIFGKKTSENILPLVGQDGFDSYHNMSDWGADILKAGKGIGIGSIDRYLNNEKLHFREVDSTIAAVSNKANESVVKVNYYGWKTASDKIDFISELTIKPNELYTQHTIKASKEIKGICTGIVKQKNTEVLKKESKNKKWAYLATYGEQSLVPDKLGMAIFYEISTIENIADTDLDYLLVFKPTTKATTFYLLGAWEQEVNGIKNKEEFVKYLDQKLEVLNKKSKM; from the coding sequence ATGAAAGCAAAGATCACCACAGCAATTTTATTTTTAGCAGGTATAACAGCCGTTAATGCTCAAAAGTATGATATTAAAACCAATAAAACGTATGCCGAAATATCTGCAAAAACAGATGGTAAATGGGAAGGAAGAAAGTACAAAGGCGGTACTGTTTTTAAAAATGTGGATCGATTAAAATTGGCTCCAGAACATACAGATCATTCATTTGACATTCGTTATGAAGGCCCGGGATGGGAAAACAATAGAATTGGTTACCGCCTGTATTTAGACTGGAGAAATGCAATTGATATTTTTGGAAAAAAGACTTCAGAAAATATTCTTCCGTTAGTGGGACAGGATGGATTTGATTCGTATCATAATATGAGCGATTGGGGAGCAGATATTTTGAAGGCTGGAAAAGGAATCGGAATTGGTTCTATCGACCGTTATTTAAACAATGAAAAATTACATTTCCGCGAAGTTGACTCTACAATCGCAGCGGTTTCAAACAAAGCAAATGAATCTGTTGTAAAAGTAAATTATTACGGATGGAAAACAGCTTCGGATAAAATTGATTTCATCTCAGAATTGACTATAAAACCAAACGAGCTTTATACACAACATACCATTAAAGCATCAAAGGAGATTAAAGGAATCTGTACCGGAATTGTGAAACAAAAAAATACAGAAGTTCTTAAAAAAGAAAGTAAAAATAAAAAATGGGCTTATTTAGCTACTTACGGAGAGCAATCTTTAGTACCAGATAAATTAGGAATGGCAATTTTTTATGAAATTAGTACAATCGAAAATATTGCAGATACAGATTTAGATTATCTATTAGTTTTCAAACCCACTACAAAAGCGACTACATTTTATCTTTTAGGAGCTTGGGAACAAGAAGTAAATGGTATTAAAAACAAAGAAGAATTTGTTAAATATTTAGATCAAAAATTAGAAGTGCTAAACAAAAAAAGTAAAATGTAA
- a CDS encoding alpha/beta hydrolase, translating to MQKVRLILVVFFYVIAVQSQQYKIDTSYTIKSTFTKLLKKYPFITIPEVTTNQDVTAMFDLVYNKEQERTLHFDAFVNTKKKKNPAVIMIHGGGWRSGNKNQMQFLGKEIAAKGYSCFAIEYRLSLEAKYPTGVIDVKNAIRFIKDNARKFNVDPNKIAVLGCSSGGQMAALIGTTNENPIFEDTTFKSKHSSKVNAIVDVDGVLAFKHPESSEGDMAAFWLGGKSDEIPENWKNASALTHTNKNTPPILFICSSIPRFHAGRDDMITILNENKIYNEVQTIPDSPHSFWFYEPWFGQTVSYTVRFLDKIFK from the coding sequence ATGCAGAAAGTGAGATTAATTTTAGTAGTATTTTTTTATGTTATTGCGGTTCAAAGCCAGCAGTACAAGATAGATACGTCTTATACAATTAAAAGCACTTTTACTAAATTGCTTAAGAAATATCCTTTTATCACAATTCCAGAAGTTACAACCAACCAAGACGTTACAGCTATGTTTGACTTGGTTTATAATAAGGAACAAGAAAGAACATTGCATTTTGATGCATTTGTAAATACAAAAAAGAAAAAGAATCCAGCCGTAATTATGATTCATGGCGGAGGATGGAGATCTGGCAATAAAAACCAAATGCAGTTTTTAGGAAAAGAGATCGCAGCAAAAGGGTATTCTTGTTTTGCCATCGAATATAGATTGTCGCTGGAAGCTAAATATCCAACGGGTGTAATTGATGTGAAAAATGCCATCAGATTTATAAAAGACAATGCGAGGAAATTTAATGTAGATCCTAATAAAATTGCTGTTTTAGGCTGTTCGTCAGGAGGGCAAATGGCAGCTTTAATAGGAACAACAAATGAAAATCCGATTTTTGAAGATACAACTTTTAAAAGTAAACATTCATCAAAAGTTAATGCGATTGTCGATGTAGATGGAGTATTAGCATTCAAACATCCAGAATCATCAGAAGGAGATATGGCCGCTTTTTGGCTTGGCGGAAAATCAGATGAAATTCCAGAGAACTGGAAAAATGCTTCTGCATTAACGCATACCAATAAAAATACACCGCCAATATTATTCATCTGCAGCAGTATTCCGAGATTTCATGCAGGACGCGATGATATGATTACAATTTTGAATGAGAATAAAATCTATAATGAAGTGCAGACAATTCCAGATTCGCCGCATTCATTTTGGTTTTATGAACCTTGGTTTGGACAAACAGTTTCGTACACCGTACGATTTTTAGATAAAATTTTTAAATAA
- a CDS encoding glycoside hydrolase family 88/105 protein gives MKNTRKQSYLMSVLMICVMTITSCKVTSQEPAKKDIVIGKNAKWSDKMALTLMKRHPEAYMLDDAKKPKWDYVHALVLHSIEELYKKNPDSRYKAYVRGYVDELVQADGTIKTYEFEKYNIDLVLPGRLLFDVYAYSKEDKYLKAMQLIRKQLTEQPRTESGGFWHKQIYPNQMWLDGLYMGEPFYAEYTAKFENGKSFDDIAKQFELIQLHATDPKTGLLYHGWDESKQMPWADKQTGNSPNFWSRSLGWYVMALVDVLDYMPKDHPKQKELVKYLNNVSEALLKFQDKSGLWYQVTDKVDGKGNYLEASGSAMFSYAFAKGANKGYLPAKFKKSANKAFDGLTKVLIKKVDEDGGITLTNCCQVAGLGGNPYRDGSYEYYVNERKKDNDPKATGPFILAALELNR, from the coding sequence ATGAAAAATACTAGAAAACAAAGTTATTTGATGTCGGTTTTAATGATCTGCGTTATGACAATTACAAGTTGTAAAGTAACTTCTCAAGAACCAGCAAAAAAGGATATTGTAATAGGAAAAAATGCAAAATGGTCAGATAAAATGGCTTTGACGTTAATGAAACGTCATCCAGAAGCATATATGCTGGACGATGCTAAAAAACCAAAATGGGATTACGTTCATGCTTTGGTTTTACATTCTATTGAAGAATTATACAAAAAAAATCCAGATTCAAGATATAAGGCATACGTGAGAGGTTACGTAGATGAATTGGTTCAGGCTGATGGAACTATTAAAACTTACGAATTCGAAAAATACAATATCGATTTGGTTCTGCCAGGACGTTTGCTTTTTGATGTTTATGCGTATTCAAAAGAAGATAAATACTTAAAAGCGATGCAGTTAATTCGTAAACAGCTTACAGAACAGCCAAGAACGGAAAGCGGCGGATTCTGGCACAAACAAATCTATCCAAATCAAATGTGGTTAGATGGTTTGTATATGGGAGAGCCATTCTACGCAGAATATACAGCTAAATTTGAAAACGGAAAAAGCTTTGATGATATCGCTAAACAATTTGAATTAATTCAGCTTCATGCAACAGATCCAAAAACAGGATTATTATACCACGGATGGGATGAAAGCAAGCAAATGCCTTGGGCAGATAAACAAACAGGAAATTCTCCAAATTTTTGGTCAAGATCTTTAGGATGGTATGTAATGGCTTTGGTTGATGTTTTAGATTATATGCCAAAAGATCATCCAAAACAAAAGGAATTGGTAAAATATCTAAATAATGTTTCTGAGGCTTTACTTAAATTTCAGGATAAATCAGGTTTATGGTACCAAGTTACAGACAAAGTTGATGGAAAAGGAAATTATTTAGAGGCTTCTGGTTCGGCTATGTTTTCGTATGCTTTTGCGAAAGGAGCAAACAAAGGATATTTACCAGCTAAATTTAAAAAATCAGCCAATAAAGCTTTTGACGGATTAACTAAAGTTTTAATCAAAAAAGTAGATGAAGATGGCGGAATCACTTTGACAAACTGCTGCCAAGTTGCAGGTTTAGGTGGGAATCCTTACCGTGACGGATCTTACGAATACTATGTAAACGAAAGAAAAAAAGACAACGATCCTAAAGCAACAGGACCATTTATTCTTGCAGCTTTAGAGTTGAATCGATAA
- a CDS encoding glycoside hydrolase family 88/105 protein, giving the protein MSKSLFGKINLKKTAIVLLLFLGCKGIAQNQNSSENTVVPSDLKWSERAALTILNKYPRAWQLDGNEKPKWDYKMGFVLSGFEKLYQKTNDKKYLNYIKEYVDGMIDSTGNIKKYDIKEYNIDYLNPGKLLFNLYEITKDSRYLQIIGKLRNQLETQPRTASGGFWHKQIYPNQMWIDGLYMAEPFYTQFTVKYEKGKSLDDIARQFELVHNHIVDKKTGLVYHAWDESKEIAWADKQTGTSPTIWGRGIGWYMVALVETLDYFPKSHPKYKVLVEYLNQISKNVNQYKSKSGLWYQVADKPELFGNYVEPSASGMIIYAFAKGANKGYLAGSYKSTAKKSFDSFVKEFVKVDKKGEVNILNVSSNVGLGGKPFRDGTNQYYLTAKPKENGAIGIGAFLLASIELEK; this is encoded by the coding sequence ATGAGTAAATCTCTTTTTGGAAAGATTAATCTAAAAAAAACTGCGATTGTTTTACTATTGTTTTTAGGATGTAAAGGCATAGCCCAGAATCAAAATAGTTCAGAAAATACTGTTGTTCCTTCTGACTTGAAATGGTCGGAGAGAGCAGCACTAACCATTTTAAATAAATATCCTCGGGCGTGGCAGCTCGACGGAAACGAAAAGCCAAAATGGGATTATAAAATGGGTTTTGTATTGTCTGGTTTTGAGAAATTGTATCAAAAAACAAACGATAAAAAATATCTGAATTATATTAAAGAGTATGTTGATGGAATGATTGACAGCACTGGAAATATTAAAAAATACGATATCAAAGAATATAATATTGATTATTTAAATCCAGGAAAACTACTTTTTAATTTGTACGAAATCACAAAAGATTCGCGCTATTTACAAATTATAGGAAAGTTAAGAAATCAGCTGGAAACACAGCCTCGAACAGCGAGCGGCGGATTTTGGCACAAGCAGATTTATCCCAATCAAATGTGGATTGATGGTTTGTACATGGCAGAACCTTTTTATACGCAGTTTACGGTTAAATATGAAAAGGGAAAAAGTTTAGACGATATCGCCAGACAATTTGAATTGGTTCATAATCATATTGTAGATAAAAAAACAGGTTTGGTTTATCATGCTTGGGATGAAAGTAAAGAAATTGCCTGGGCAGATAAACAAACAGGAACTTCACCAACGATTTGGGGACGCGGCATTGGCTGGTACATGGTTGCATTGGTTGAAACCTTAGATTATTTCCCGAAATCACATCCAAAATATAAAGTTTTGGTAGAATATTTGAATCAGATTTCAAAGAATGTGAATCAGTACAAAAGTAAATCTGGGTTGTGGTATCAAGTAGCAGATAAACCAGAACTGTTTGGAAATTACGTTGAGCCATCAGCTTCGGGAATGATAATTTACGCTTTTGCAAAGGGAGCCAATAAAGGTTATTTAGCGGGCAGTTATAAATCGACAGCTAAAAAATCATTTGACAGTTTTGTAAAAGAATTTGTGAAAGTTGATAAAAAAGGTGAAGTAAATATTCTGAATGTTTCGTCGAATGTAGGTTTAGGAGGAAAACCTTTTCGAGATGGAACGAACCAATATTACCTGACGGCGAAACCAAAAGAAAATGGTGCAATAGGCATAGGGGCATTTTTATTAGCCTCAATAGAATTAGAAAAATAA
- a CDS encoding glycoside hydrolase family 28 protein — protein sequence MNSKYLLLLFFTWVSFSQNSDFPSERVDSIVKRIQLPVIPAYQINVLKLGAKGDSITNNKKVFDKAMALCKKNNGGTIIVPKGIYKINGPIHFVSNVNLKIEKGAKIKFSDNPKDYLPMVLTSWEGTMLYNYSPLIYAESCTNIALTGEGVIDGEGGKTWKTFKAKEGEGKNRSREMNHNSTPISERKFGEGYFLRPQMIQFLNCKNILVENIRIENSPFWCLHLLKSESITIRGISYKSLNHNNDGIDPEYAKDVLIENVNFDNGDDNVAIKAGRDHEGRANTATPSENIVIRNCNFKGLHGVVIGSEMSAGVRNVFVENCKTAGYLKRGIYLKTNADRGGYIKDVFVRNIKLDEVEDCLYMTANYHGEGKGFQSDISNVHFSNITCKKASESGIVIQGFADKKIRNISLRNIEIKSAKNALSNENAENVVMTDVFIGQRAGVPSAVSKP from the coding sequence ATGAATTCTAAATACTTATTACTCTTATTTTTTACCTGGGTTTCTTTTTCCCAAAACAGTGATTTTCCTTCAGAGAGAGTAGATTCTATAGTGAAAAGAATTCAGCTGCCTGTTATTCCTGCCTATCAGATAAATGTTTTGAAATTGGGAGCAAAAGGCGATTCAATTACAAACAACAAAAAGGTTTTTGATAAAGCAATGGCTTTGTGTAAAAAAAATAACGGCGGGACTATTATTGTGCCTAAAGGAATTTATAAAATCAACGGACCAATCCATTTTGTCAGCAATGTCAATTTAAAAATTGAGAAAGGCGCAAAAATTAAATTCAGTGATAATCCAAAGGACTATCTGCCAATGGTTTTAACCAGCTGGGAAGGAACAATGTTGTACAATTACAGTCCATTAATATATGCTGAAAGCTGTACCAATATTGCACTTACAGGAGAAGGTGTAATTGATGGAGAAGGCGGTAAAACGTGGAAAACATTTAAGGCAAAAGAAGGTGAAGGCAAAAACCGCAGCCGTGAAATGAATCATAACAGCACTCCAATTTCAGAAAGGAAATTTGGAGAAGGCTATTTTTTAAGACCACAAATGATTCAGTTTTTGAATTGCAAGAATATTTTAGTAGAAAACATTCGAATCGAAAATTCGCCATTCTGGTGTCTGCATCTTTTAAAATCAGAAAGTATTACAATTAGAGGAATCAGTTATAAATCATTGAACCATAATAATGACGGAATCGATCCAGAATATGCAAAAGATGTTTTGATCGAAAATGTGAACTTTGATAATGGGGATGACAATGTTGCCATAAAAGCAGGAAGAGATCATGAAGGAAGAGCCAATACAGCAACACCCAGCGAAAATATTGTGATTAGAAATTGTAATTTCAAGGGATTACACGGTGTAGTTATTGGCAGTGAAATGTCGGCTGGAGTTCGAAATGTTTTTGTTGAAAATTGTAAGACGGCGGGTTATCTTAAAAGAGGAATTTATTTGAAAACCAATGCAGATAGGGGAGGTTATATTAAAGACGTTTTTGTTAGAAATATAAAACTAGATGAAGTAGAAGACTGCCTTTATATGACTGCCAATTATCACGGAGAAGGTAAAGGTTTTCAATCGGATATATCAAATGTACATTTTTCCAATATTACCTGTAAAAAAGCTTCAGAATCAGGCATTGTTATTCAAGGTTTCGCAGATAAAAAGATTAGAAATATATCTTTAAGAAATATTGAAATCAAGTCGGCAAAAAATGCATTGTCAAACGAGAACGCAGAAAATGTTGTAATGACAGATGTTTTTATAGGACAAAGAGCCGGAGTGCCGTCGGCGGTTTCAAAACCGTAG